The sequence TGCGACCCTTCTGAAATCGTCGATGCCATTCGCGTGATTTCCCTGGGCAAGCGCTACATCACGGCAGCCGTGGCCGAGTTGCTTGCGCAGCAACTGAATCGTCCCAAGGACGTGGCGGCCCACGAGCAGTTGTCCGAGCGGGAATTCCAGGTGTTTCTGAAGCTGGCCAAGGGTGAAACGGCAGGCGATATCGCCAAGGCGCTTTCGCTGAGCGTTAAAACCGTCAGCACCTACCGCACGCGCGTCATGGAAAAGATGAGTCTGGCCTCCAACAGCGACCTGACCTATTACGCCCTGAAAAACAAACTCATTGACTGAAGGACTGCGGCGCAAACCCTGGCGGTTTGTGCGCCGTCCGGGCGCAGGCTTCCCGATCAGGCATCCGGATTTCCTGACGTGCTGCGCCCTCAATACCCTGAAAAGTCGAAAACTCTGACAGTCCTCCGATTCAGGAGGAAGGTTTTTCGGCTTCAATGGAATTGTTTTGTTGAAGGCAGTACTCAACCAACGCATCAATTTCGTTGGATTTGTCGAACACCGCATCGACCCCAAGCTGGGCGCAACGCTGGCGAATGTCTGCGGTAGCGTAATTGCTGAGAACCACCACTTTTTGCCGTGATGGGCGATCCCGGCAAGCTGCAAGTACCCCCAGACCGCTTCCCTGCTTTAAAAACAAATCAACGATTGCCAGATCCCATTCCTGTCGGTTGGCGTTCAGCCAAGCCTTGCCGTCGTTTTCGGTTTCTGCCGTTCCCACGGCAATCACGCAGGCCAACTCTTCCAGAGTGCCAATCAGATTTTCACGAATGGTGGGGTTGTCTTCGACGATGTATGTTTTCAATCTCACGGCTCATATCCAGTTAACGGCGGCAGGAATTCGGTGTGAGTTGCGAAAAGCCCGCCAATGCGGCTAGCAAGAGCCGGAAATGCCAGCTTGTCTTGTTTCCTAATGTATCTTCAGATTGATGAATCATTGTGCCAGTGACGTTTGTTTGTATTTGTAGGGGTTTTCCGATGATTTCATGTTAATCAGATGTAGGCACCTGCCGACAGCCTTTCATCGCATTTGCCGACTGTCAAAAATTCGCATGTGGCCGACAGTCAGGCTCTGCGATTGAGTGTTTGCGCGCCAGTTGCCATGAGGATTTTTACGCATTGCCAGCCATTGCAGGCTCACGCTTGCTGAGCGGCCATCAACCCAGACCAAGGCATGAAAAATTCCCCGTTGAAATCCGCCTCCCTTCGCCATTGGCTGGCGGGTCTTGCCATATTGCTGGTTGTTCTTGTGTTGCTGCTTTCCTTTTTTCCCTGGGATTCGCTTCGCGGACCCATCAACAGATATGTGTCGGAGCAGTTGGGACGACGTTTTGAGATCACGAAACATCTGTCTGTGGACCTGGGGCGCACCACCACCGTCAGGGCGGAAGGTGTCGAAATCGCCAATCCTGAATGGGCGCATGATTCCTACCTGCTCAAGGCCACTGCTGCCGAATTCGACATCAATCTTTTGCCGCTTATTTTCGGAAAAGTGGTGCTGCCCCGGATCAAATTGACTGAACCCATGATTGGCCTGCAGATCGAACCCGATGGCCGGAGGAGTTGGGCGCTTTCTCGCGATACCTCGGACAAAAGTGCGGTGCCGCAGATCGGTGCTGTCGTGGTTGATCAGGGGAATGTCAGCTATCTTGCCAAGGCACAGGGCGCTGATCTGGATGTCCAGTTTTCATTGGCCCCGGAAGCCGGGAATGAATTGCCTTTGAGTTACAAGGCTATCGGGCAATGGAAGCATGAAAAATTTACCGCCAATGGACGCGCAGGAGGTGTACTGGAGTTCAGCCAGAATACCCAGGCATCCTTTCCACTTGAAGTCAACGCAGTCGCCGGAAGAACCAGCCTGAAGGCCAAGGGTTCGATTGCCAATCTTGCCGACCTGGCCGGCATTGATGCGACTTTTGACCTGCAGGGCCAGAACCTTGACGATCTTTATAACTTGCTGGGTGTGGTACTGCCATCCACGCCGCCCTACAAGCTTCGCGGCAAGCTCGACAAGAAGGACCAACTCTGGGTTGTCAGCCAGATTCAGGGTCTGCTGGGCAAGTCCGACCTCGGCGGATCGCTGAGCTTTGATCAATCTTCGGCGGTTCCGCTTTTGACTGGCAAGGTGCAATCCAGGGTCATGGATTTTGCGGACTTGGGGGCAGTCATCGGCATGGCGCCTTCTGGCGCTCTGGCACCAAAGAAACAAGCCGTGGCTGCTTCAAACATCAAAAAACCAGCGCAAGCCAACTCAAGCAGCAAAGCTTCACCAACCGGAACTGCGCCTGGCAAGGTGCTGCCGCGCACGCCGCTGGACGTGACCAAGCTCAAGGCCATGAATGCCGATGTCACCTATTCGGCGGCCGACATCCGGCATGTGAAGGAGTTGCCGCTGGACAAAGGCTCTGTTCACGTCAAGCTCAATGCCGGCGTGCTGCAACTGGAGCCGATTTCGCTCGGCGTGGCCGGTGGATCGGTGGCGGGCACCATCCGAATTGATTCCACGGTCTCCCCGGCGGCCTTTAACACCAGGCTCGATGTCCGGGCCGTGCAGCTGAACCAGCTCTTCCCTGCGGTTGAAACCACTAGAACCGGCCTCGGCAAAATGAGTGGTCAGTTCGACCTGAAGGGGCGTGGAAATTCGCTGGCCCAAATGCTCGGGTCGGCCTCGGGGGATGTGGCGGTCCTGATGGGTAAAGGCGAAATCAGCAACATCCTGCTCGAATTCATGGGCCTGGATGGCGGAGAGGTGATCAAGTTCCTGTTGCGCGGCGACCGCAATGTGCAGTTAAGGTGCGCCGCTGCCGCCTTTGACGTGAAGCAGGGCCTGATGAGCAGCCGGGCGATTGTGCTTGACACCAGCGACACCGTCATCACGGGACAAGGCCAGATCAGCCTGGCCAACGAAACGCTGGACATCCTGCTCAAGCCGGAGCCCAAGGACATGAGCATTTTGAGCCTGAGGTCGCCGCTGCGGATTGGCGGCACGTTT comes from Polaromonas naphthalenivorans CJ2 and encodes:
- a CDS encoding AsmA family protein, coding for MLVVLVLLLSFFPWDSLRGPINRYVSEQLGRRFEITKHLSVDLGRTTTVRAEGVEIANPEWAHDSYLLKATAAEFDINLLPLIFGKVVLPRIKLTEPMIGLQIEPDGRRSWALSRDTSDKSAVPQIGAVVVDQGNVSYLAKAQGADLDVQFSLAPEAGNELPLSYKAIGQWKHEKFTANGRAGGVLEFSQNTQASFPLEVNAVAGRTSLKAKGSIANLADLAGIDATFDLQGQNLDDLYNLLGVVLPSTPPYKLRGKLDKKDQLWVVSQIQGLLGKSDLGGSLSFDQSSAVPLLTGKVQSRVMDFADLGAVIGMAPSGALAPKKQAVAASNIKKPAQANSSSKASPTGTAPGKVLPRTPLDVTKLKAMNADVTYSAADIRHVKELPLDKGSVHVKLNAGVLQLEPISLGVAGGSVAGTIRIDSTVSPAAFNTRLDVRAVQLNQLFPAVETTRTGLGKMSGQFDLKGRGNSLAQMLGSASGDVAVLMGKGEISNILLEFMGLDGGEVIKFLLRGDRNVQLRCAAAAFDVKQGLMSSRAIVLDTSDTVITGQGQISLANETLDILLKPEPKDMSILSLRSPLRIGGTFAHMSAGPETSALAGRAGIALLLAAINPLLALASTIETGPGENADCAAILSKAAHPATNATTGKK
- a CDS encoding response regulator codes for the protein MRLKTYIVEDNPTIRENLIGTLEELACVIAVGTAETENDGKAWLNANRQEWDLAIVDLFLKQGSGLGVLAACRDRPSRQKVVVLSNYATADIRQRCAQLGVDAVFDKSNEIDALVEYCLQQNNSIEAEKPSS
- a CDS encoding response regulator, with protein sequence MIKIGIVDDHAIVRSGLKQFFSDQVDLRVVGEAASGREAIDLVRNVELDILVMDLSMPGQSGIDALAMIRAKAPDVGILILSGYPEEHYAVNLIRQGASGYLNKECDPSEIVDAIRVISLGKRYITAAVAELLAQQLNRPKDVAAHEQLSEREFQVFLKLAKGETAGDIAKALSLSVKTVSTYRTRVMEKMSLASNSDLTYYALKNKLID